From one Solea solea chromosome 15, fSolSol10.1, whole genome shotgun sequence genomic stretch:
- the LOC131474295 gene encoding protein THEM6-like, translating into MLQVVLVEGALLVLFSCLEVWYFVRGALAVVHAWFQPKIWDILTVHSFGSMVLPRDLDQMCHMNNARYLRECDFARLHFYTQNRLLLALFQLGGRMVVGASTIRYRRSLAIWEPFEIQTKILGWDEKAFYVEQRFVSKRDGFVSAVMFCKQNLLDCSPDKLIAFLWKRRIESPELPEDVKHWISFLSANSQTLRAERQLTRRQE; encoded by the exons ATGTTGCAGGTGGTGTTGGTGGAGGGAGCTTTGCTCGTGCTCTTCAGCTGCCTGGAAGTGTGGTACTTTGTGCGTGGGGCCCTGGCTGTGGTCCATGCATGGTTCCAACCCAAAATATGGGACATTCTCACTGTGCACAGCTTTGGATCCATGGTCCTTCCTCGTGATCTGGACCAAATGTGCCACATGAACAACGCTCGATACCTGAGAGAGTGCGACTTTGCTCGCttacacttttacacacagAACAGGCTACTACTAGCCTTATTCCAGCTGGGCGGCAGAATGGTGGTGGGGGCTTCCACCATCAGGTACCGGCGTTCCTTGGCAATTTGGGAGCCTTTTGAGATCCAGACCAAAATATTGGGATGGGATGAAAAGGCCTTTTATGTGGAGCAGCGCTTTGTGTCCAAGAGAGACGGCTTTGTGTCGGCCGTCATGTTCTGTAAGCAGAACCTGCTCGACTGCAGCCCAGACAAGCTCATCGCATTTCTGTGGAAAAGGAGG ATCGAGAGCCCTGAGCTTCCTGAGGACGTCAAACATTGGATCAGCTTCCTTTCAGCCAACAGCCAGACCCTGAGAGCAGAGCGTCAACTGACAAGGAGACAAGAATAA